From a region of the Deltaproteobacteria bacterium genome:
- a CDS encoding site-specific integrase, with amino-acid sequence MAYEHLSSIYPNSLSENRQKDGIVIVMPLYKDKKSPFWWMSYTLDGKRYRESTKTKNKRDAQLVLAKVLAERKPRAKGTVSILLDGLLKDYRINGKSLGWAQLVVETHLRPQFGSKKISAVTAEDLKDYIEFRLNAGVKNATINRELSLLRKSFNLADYSFPKIPKLAESLPRQGFLTDKEYENLCRNAPDHIVPIIIFAYSTGIRKGELLSLKWDQVDFEANVIRIDGRDTKNGESRTIPLSKQTAFMLRTMTVECDHVFTYRGKPIKNFDAAFKSAAKAAGLPNLLFHDLRRCFIRNMSRAGVPDSVAMKISGHKTRTVYDRYNIVSEADLHEAMRKREATLTGRETAVEGLLSGPLSQLFDD; translated from the coding sequence ATGGCATACGAGCATCTCTCCTCTATTTATCCAAATTCCCTGTCAGAAAATCGACAGAAGGATGGTATTGTCATAGTGATGCCGCTGTACAAGGACAAGAAAAGCCCCTTCTGGTGGATGAGCTACACCCTAGACGGAAAACGCTACCGAGAATCAACGAAGACGAAGAACAAGAGGGACGCACAATTGGTGTTGGCCAAGGTTCTTGCAGAACGCAAGCCTCGAGCAAAAGGCACAGTTTCGATTTTGCTGGATGGCCTACTGAAGGATTACAGGATCAACGGCAAGAGTTTAGGGTGGGCACAGTTGGTCGTTGAGACTCACTTACGTCCACAGTTCGGCAGTAAAAAGATCTCTGCCGTGACGGCAGAAGATTTAAAGGACTACATCGAATTCAGACTAAATGCTGGCGTGAAGAATGCGACGATAAACCGGGAATTGTCGCTGTTGAGAAAATCGTTTAATCTTGCAGACTATTCATTTCCCAAGATTCCAAAACTGGCAGAGAGCCTACCTAGACAAGGATTCTTGACAGATAAAGAATATGAAAACCTTTGCAGAAACGCACCAGACCATATTGTTCCTATCATCATTTTTGCATACTCAACGGGAATCAGAAAAGGAGAACTCCTGAGCCTAAAGTGGGACCAAGTCGACTTTGAGGCAAACGTTATTCGCATAGATGGAAGGGACACCAAGAACGGTGAGTCCCGGACTATCCCATTGAGCAAGCAGACTGCGTTTATGCTCAGGACCATGACAGTTGAGTGCGACCACGTCTTCACCTACAGAGGCAAACCAATCAAGAATTTTGATGCTGCTTTCAAGTCAGCGGCAAAAGCAGCGGGACTACCAAATCTTCTTTTCCATGATCTAAGACGCTGCTTCATCAGGAATATGTCCCGTGCAGGTGTTCCGGATTCGGTAGCGATGAAAATCTCCGGACACAAAACACGGACTGTTTACGACCGATACAATATCGTTTCTGAAGCCGATCTTCATGAAGCAATGAGGAAAAGAGAAGCCACACTGACGGGCAGAGAAACAGCCGTCGAAGGTTTATTGAGTGGCCCTCTCAGTCAGCTTTTTGACGACTAG